Genomic window (Gemmatimonadota bacterium):
GCTCGAGCCTGTCCCGTACCCGGCCGTTGATCTGGATGACGTATTCGATCGTGGCGGAAACGATCAGCGACGGATCGTACTCCGGCCAGGGCACGTCGCAGACCATGCCCTCGTGGCCCAGGCGGGTCCACAGTTCCTGGGAGATGAAAGGCGCGAAAGGCGCGGCCAGTTGCAACAAACGGTCGATGGCTTCGCGATAGTGTGAGGACGCGTTCTGCAGGCCGTTGAGCAGTTCCATCAGGCGCGCGATGGCCGTGTTGTACTGAAACGACGCCATGTCCCCGGTGACGTCCCGGGTCTTGCCGTGCACCAGGGCGAGCAGTTCGGGGTCTTCGACCGGCGCTTCGCTGAAATCGGTCCCGGCGGCGTAGCGCCAGAGCCGGTCGTAGAACCGCCGTACGCCGTTGATGCCCGCGTCCTGGAAATCACCGCCCACCTGGTAGGGACCGAGGAACATGAGATAGGTGCGGAAGGCGTCCGCGCCGAAACGGTCCAGGTATTCGTCGGGGTTGACCACGTTCCCCCTGGACTTGCTCATCTTCGCGCCGGAACGGATGATCGTGCCGTGAGCCCGGAACTTCTTGAAGGGTTCGGAGAAGGAGACCAGGCCGATGTCGTGCAGCGCCATCGTGATGAAACGGGTGTACATGAGGTGTAGCACCGCGTGCTCATTGCCCCCGACGTACATGTCCACGGGCAACCACTGCTCTGTCATCTCCGGGTCGAAGACCACGTCATCCCGTTCCGAGCTGGGATACCGGAAGAAGTACCACGCCGAGTCCAGGAAGTTGTCGTTGACGTCGGTCTCCCGGATGGCCGGACCGCCGCACACGGGACAGGTGGTGTTCAGGAAAGACGGGTCGCGTGCCAGCGGGCTCCGACCGGTGCCGTCCGGCTTGAAGTCCTCCACGTGGGGCAGGATCACGGGCAACTGGTCCTCGGGAACGGGCACCACGCCGCACTCTCCGCAGTGGACCATCGGGATGGGCGGTCCCCAATACCGCTGGCGGCTGATGCACCAGTCCCGCAGCCGGTAGTTGACCTGCCGTTTCCCGACGCCGTGGGCTTCCAGCCAGTCCGAGACCGCGCCCACGCCGACGGTGCTGTGCGTGCCGTCGAAGGGTCCGCTGTTGATCATGGTCCCCTCGCCGGTATAGGCTTCCTCGAGGACGGCCGCGCCGTCGTATCCGTTCGTCGTGTCTTCCGATCCGCTGATCACTTGCACGATGGGCAGATCGAAGGCCCGGGCGAATTCGAAATCTCTCTGATCATGGGCCGGAACCGCCATGATGGCGCCCGTCCCGTAGGTCATCAGCACGTAATCGGATATCCAGATCGGAATCCGGGTGTCGTTGACCGGATTGACGGCGTAGCCGCCCGTGAACACGCCGGTCTTTTCGCGGGTGGCGTCCTCGCGCTCGATGGCCGTCTTCCGGCCGCTTTCCTTCACGTACGCATGGACGGCCGCGCGCTGCTCCTCAGTGGTCACCACGTCGACATAGGGGTGTTCCGGCGCCAGGACCATGTAGGTGGCGCCCCAGAGCGTATCCGGCCGCGTGGTAAACACGCTGAGCTTCTCGTCGTGATCCGCCAGCGGAAAGTCCACTTCGGCCCCTTCGCTCCGGCCGATCCACCTGCGCTGCGCGGTCTTGGTCGTTTCGGACCAGTCGATGGTCTCCAGGTTCTCCAGCAGTTGCCCGGCGTAGGCCGTGATCCGGAAAAACCACTGGCGCATGTTCCGCTGCTCCACCTGTGCGTCGCATCGCTCGCACACCCCGCCTTCGGCCTGTTCCGCCGCGAGCACGGTGTTGCAGGAGGGACACCAGGTGACCGGTGCTTCCTTCTGATAGGCCAGCCCGGCCTTGAAGAGCTGGATGAAGATCCACTGCGTCCACCGGTAGTAGTCCGGGTCGGTGGACTGTACTTCGTGACGCCAGTCGAACATGGCACCAAGGCGCTTGAACTGCCGGGTGAAATTCTCGATGTTCTCGGGGATCAGACGTCCGGGATGGGTGTTGATCTTGAGGGCGAAGTTCTCGGAATGAATCCCGAAAGCGTCGAAGCCCATGGGCTCGAACACGTCGTATCCCTTTGCGCGCATGTATCTTCCGTGGATATCCGCGCCCGTATAGGCGAACACGTTGCCCACGTGCATGCCCTCGGCGGAGGGATAGGGGAACATCATGAGGTTGTAGTAAGGATTCCGCGCCGTCTCCAGGTCGACCTCGTAGGTCCCTTCCGCATCCCAGCGCTCGATCCACCGCGCCTCGACCGCCCCGTGATCGTATCTGTCGCCGTTCATTGCTTCCCCGGTTTTCATTTCTCGAACGTTGTCCCCGGCCCGTTGCTGTCCGGAGGCTGCCGGTTTCCTTTCCTCTCGTGATTTGCCCCCGTAATTTATCTATCTTGATTGTAGAAATCAAGTTACGACTTTACATTGGATGACGGCCTGTCTTCGTGACGACCTGTCTTCGGGTAATGCGCAATAGAGTTCCAGTCCAAAACCATCAGAGAGGACCGCCATGCCAACCCGGAATCCCCATCTTCTGCGGGACGATGCCATCCGCCGGTTCATCACGGACGGGTACGTGCAGGTCAACGACGGCCTGCCCGCGGAGTTTCACCAGGACCTGTACCGCAAGATCGAGACCGTGCTCGAGGAGGAAGGCAATCCCGGCAACAACATCCTGCCCCGGATTCCCGAGATCCATAAGGTCTTCGACCAGCCCTCCGTGCGGGGAGCGCTGACGAGCCTGCTCGGACCCGGATACCTCATGCATCCCCATCGGTACTGCCACCTGAACAAACCGGGCAGTTCCGGCCAGCAGTGGCACAAGGACGATTACATCTTCGACCACAACGTGAGGCATGCGCGCTGCCGGTGGGTGATGGCCTTCTACTATCCCCAGGACGTGAGCGCGGACATGGGGCCCACGGGCATCCTGCCCGGCAAGCAGCACCTCAACAGGATTTCCGATTGTGACGCGTCCAAAACCACAGAGTCCGCGCTGGGACTGTGCGGCCCTGCCGGGACGGTTTCCATCGTCAACTTCGACTCATGGCACCGGGCCACGCAGAACGTCAGCGAACAGAACCGGTACATGCTCAAGTTCCAGTTCACCCGTTCGCGCGAGCCGGCCGGGCCCGCATGGGAAGGTGGAAACCGCGGCTGGAAGCCTCAGCCGGAGGACGAGCTCCCCGCTGTGTCCGAGGCGGTATGGAACTGGTTGGCGGGAGGGGATTTCGGCGAGGCGGATGCGAAGGGGGTATCCATCGATCGATGCCTGGCCGCCCTGGACGATGATGACGAGCGGGTACGGCTGCAGGCCGCGTACATGTTCGGCAGGAAGGGTGAAGAAGCGGTGGAGCCGCTCGTGGAACGACTATGCGCGACCAGTGAAGAGCAGGCCCTGGCGAGCGTACCCAGGAACCCGGCGAATCCTGCGGGCGGCAATCCGTCGGAACTGCCCGCCGCCTATGCGCTGTCGGCCGTGGGACGTCCAGCGGTCAAGCACCTGGAGGCCCTGCTCGAAGACGATTCCTGGTGGGTACGGGCTACCGCCGCGGACGTACTGGGCGACATCGGGCTGCCGGCTTCAGGCGCGCTGCCGGCGCTGTTGCGTGCGGTTGGCGACGAGGACGCGTGGGTACGCCGAAACGCGTCCGAAGCCCTGGCGGTCCAGGGCGGTTTCAGTGACGAAGTCGCCCCTGCGCTTCGAGGCGCGCTCGGGGATGAGGACGAGCGAGTCCGGCGAAACGTCGCTTTCACCCTGGCCAGACACCCGATTCAGGATGCGGATCTGGTCGATGACCT
Coding sequences:
- a CDS encoding leucine--tRNA ligase yields the protein MKTGEAMNGDRYDHGAVEARWIERWDAEGTYEVDLETARNPYYNLMMFPYPSAEGMHVGNVFAYTGADIHGRYMRAKGYDVFEPMGFDAFGIHSENFALKINTHPGRLIPENIENFTRQFKRLGAMFDWRHEVQSTDPDYYRWTQWIFIQLFKAGLAYQKEAPVTWCPSCNTVLAAEQAEGGVCERCDAQVEQRNMRQWFFRITAYAGQLLENLETIDWSETTKTAQRRWIGRSEGAEVDFPLADHDEKLSVFTTRPDTLWGATYMVLAPEHPYVDVVTTEEQRAAVHAYVKESGRKTAIEREDATREKTGVFTGGYAVNPVNDTRIPIWISDYVLMTYGTGAIMAVPAHDQRDFEFARAFDLPIVQVISGSEDTTNGYDGAAVLEEAYTGEGTMINSGPFDGTHSTVGVGAVSDWLEAHGVGKRQVNYRLRDWCISRQRYWGPPIPMVHCGECGVVPVPEDQLPVILPHVEDFKPDGTGRSPLARDPSFLNTTCPVCGGPAIRETDVNDNFLDSAWYFFRYPSSERDDVVFDPEMTEQWLPVDMYVGGNEHAVLHLMYTRFITMALHDIGLVSFSEPFKKFRAHGTIIRSGAKMSKSRGNVVNPDEYLDRFGADAFRTYLMFLGPYQVGGDFQDAGINGVRRFYDRLWRYAAGTDFSEAPVEDPELLALVHGKTRDVTGDMASFQYNTAIARLMELLNGLQNASSHYREAIDRLLQLAAPFAPFISQELWTRLGHEGMVCDVPWPEYDPSLIVSATIEYVIQINGRVRDRLELPPGTPREEIEQAAFASERVRQWTDGKESVRNIFVPDKLLNIVVKG